CAGAATTTCACCATCGACGAAGTCGATCCCTACAAAGTCGTCGTGGCCAAGAATTTCGGCGACGGCTTCTGGGTGGCCAGCCAGTTCTGCAAGGTCAAATTCAACCTCCTGGAACGGGAGGGCGACGTGAAGCTGATGGTCTCTCAAGTCGACATCATCCAGGGGCAGATCGCCGTGCAGCGCTCCGTCGACCATCTGATTCCCTTCATCAGAGAGATCCGCCACCGTCTCGACGGAACGCCGCCCGATCGGATCGCCAACGAAACCGTCGGCGGCGCGGCAACGGAGCCTACGGCTCCGGCGGAGAAGGCTCTGGGCCTCCGTCTGGGCGAGAAGACGGCCGAGGGACACGTCGTGATCGACGGCGTCGAAGGCGACAGCATGGCCTCCGAGGCGGGATTGGCCGCCGGAGACGTCGTCCTCGAAGTCAACGGGCGGTCGACGAAGGACTTCGACGTCATCGGCCTGCGCAACTACCTGGAGAACAGGGCGGCTCAGAAGTCCTCCGTTTTCCTCGTCTACTCCCGCGACGGCAGATCGGAAATGGTGACGCTCAAAAACTGATCTTCCTTACTCGCTTACGTGGGTCCCGACGGCGGAAGGAGGGGCACCGGAGTTCCGGTGCCCCTCCTCCCGCCGTCAGAATCGGGAGGGAGCTCCCGACGTCCGGCCCTCCTGCCAGGCCAGGAGGGCCGACGGAAAGGGAGCGATGGCCCGTTCGAGAATGCCCATGACATAGGCGATGACGAGACCGTAGTTGGTGATGGCCAGACCGCCCTCGCGGGCCCTTCCGATGCGGTACTCCATCTCGCGGTGGTTGAGCATGCAGCCGCCGCAGTGGACGATGACGGCATAGCGGGAGAGGTCGCGGGGAAAGGAGGCTCCCGACGTCCACTCGAAACGGATATCCCCTCCGGCCATCTGACGGATCCAGCGGGGAATCTTGACGGTGCCGATGTCGTCGGCCTGCTTGTGATGGGTACAGCCTTCGACGATGAGGACCGTCTCGCCCGGCTGAAGGCTTTCGATGCGCCTTATTCCCCGGACCAGTTCCGCCAGATCTCCCTTCTGACGGGCGAAGAGGATGGAGAAGGAGGTGAGGGGCACCGAGGACGGCGTGTCGGCCGACACCTTGAGGAAGGCCTGCGAATCGGTGATGACGATGGCCGGAGGTTCGGATAGCCCTTCAAGGGCCGCCTTCAGCTCCTGGTCTTTGGTGACGAGGGCCATGGCATCGTTTTCGAGGATGTCGCGGATCGTCTGCTGCTGAGGAAGAATGAGGCGCCCTTTCGGGGCGGCCTTGTCGATGGGGGTGACGAGGACGGCCACCTGGCCGGGACCGATGAGATCACCGACAAGGGCCGGTTCGACATCTTCGAAGCGGGCGTTGGCCACGATCTGGGCCTTGACCTCCTGGACCCCCTCCCCTGTCGCGGCTCCGGCCAGGACGACGGGGACCCCCTCGAGGCTCTTGGCGAGGGCAAGTCGCCTCTCGTCGTCGAGGAGGTCGGCCTTGTTGACGACGCAGAGGGCGGGGATTTTCCGCAGCCGCAGCTCCCGGAGAAATTCGGTCTCGAAAGGAGTGAAACCCTCCGTCCCGTCGACGACGACGATGGCGAAATGGCAACGCCGCAGCACTTCGTAGCTTTTTTCCACCCGTTTGAGCCCGAGTTCGCCGCTGTCGTCGAGACCGGCCGTGTCGATGAGGACGACGGGACCGATGGGCAACAGCTCCATGGCCTTGTAGACGGGGTCGGTCGTGGTGCCCGGCACATCGGAGGTGAGGGCGATATCCTGCCCCGTCAGGGCGTTGATGAGCGACGATTTCCCGGCGTTCCGCCTTCCGAAGATGCCGATGTGGAAGCGATTGGCCATGGGCGTGGCATTCATGTCTTCGATCATGAGATCCTCCCTGAAAGCCCCCCTCCGGGGGCCGTCATCCGTTCGGGACGGAGCAGGAGATCGAGCTCCTCTTCGCCCAGCAGTCTTCTTTCGAGGACGACCTGACGCACCGTCTTGCCCGTCTCGCGGCAGAGGGCGGCCACTCGGGAGGCCTCGTCGTAGCCCAGGACTCCGGCGAGGACGGTCACGAGCGTGAAGCTTTCCGTCAGACGACGGCTGCAGCGAGCTTCGTCGGCGACGATGCCCCTGATGCAGAGATCGGTAAAAAGAGGAAGGGCCCGGGCCAGAAGGTCCACCATCTCGAGCAGGCTCTTGGCGATGAGGGGGAGAAAGGCGTTGAGTTCGAGCTGCCCGGCCTGGGCCGCCAGGGTGACGGCCATGTCGTCGGCCATGACGCGGTAGGCCACCTGCTGGACCATTTCGGGAATGACGGGGTTGATCTTGCCGGGCATGATAGACGACCCGGCCTGGCGGGGGGGGAGGACGATCTCTCCCAGGCCGGCCAAAGGCCCCGACGAGAGGAGACGCAGGTCGGAGGCTATCTTGGCCAGGTTCACGGCCGATGCCTTGAGAAGACCGGAGACTTCGACGAAGACGTCGGCGTTCTGCGTGGGATCCATCATATATTCGGCCCGGGCAAGGCCGAGGCCCGTCAGGCTGCGGAGGCGCTCGATCACCTCGTAGATGTAGGCCTTGGGAGCCCCCAGCCCCGTCCCGACGGCCGTTCCGCCCAGATTGACCTGGCGCAGCCGCTCTTCGGCCTTGTAGAGCCGCCAGCGGTCGCGGGCCACGGCCTGAGCCCAGGCGCCGAACTCCTGCCCCAACGTAACGGGAAGGGCGTCCTGAAGCTGTGTCCTCCCCACTTTGACGACGGAGGAAAAGAGCTCCTCTTTCTCCTGCAGGGCCGACTGGAGACGGGCGAATTCCTCGGAGAGGACCTTGAGGCCCCTGATGGCGGCGATCCGCAGCGCCGTGGGGAAGACATCGTTCGTCGATTGGAAGCGGTTGACGTCGTCGAGGGGATGGACAAGACCGTAATCGCCCTTCCTTCCGCCCAAGATCTCGATGGCCCGATTGGCGATGACTTCGTTGGCGTTCATGTTGGCCGACGTCCCCGCTCCGCCCTGGAGACCGTCGACGACGAACTGATCCCGCAGAGCTCCGGCGAGGATCTCGTCGCAGGCGGCGATGATGGCCTCGGCCCGGGAGACGTCGAGGGCGCCGATGGCCCGGTTCGTCACGGCGGCGGCCTTTTTGACGACGACGAGGGCCTCGACGAGGGCGGGGTGGATGGCGACGCCCGTCAGGGCGAAGTTGACCCGGGCCCGGGCCGTGTGGATACCGTAATAGGCATCGTCGTCGATATCGACGGTGCCGAGCAGATCTTTTTCCTTTCGCATGGCGGAGGCCTTCCTTCTCGTTCTGTCGAGGGAAACGTCGGAAAAACGGGGCTTCCCGATAGAGAAGGATACCGCTCCGGGCACGAAGGGACAAGTCAGGCGATGAGCCCCAGTTTCCGCAGCTCTTCGAGGAGAAGGGCCCTTTTGATGGGCTTGAGCAGGTAGGCGTCGCAGAGATTTCCGTAGGCGTCGCCGACGCTTCTGAGATCGCCCAGGGCCGTGATCATGATGATTTTCGACCCGCTGGAGGAGACGATCCCCATCGACTCCTCCAGCTCCCGAATGAGGCGGAGGGCCTCCTGGCCGTCCATTTCGGGCATCATGATATCCATGCAGATCAGGTCGTACGGTTCCTGCCCCTCCAGGGAAAGGCGGACGGCCCGAAGGGCCTCCTTCCCGTTGGCGGCGGCATGGACCGTCCCGTAGCTTTTGAGGATCTCCTGAATGAGCAGACGGCTGGTGAAGTCATCTTCCACGACAAGCGTCTTCACGGCGATTCCCCCTCTTTGTTCACGTTTCTTTCGAAAACCCGCAATTCGGAGCAGAGGATATCGAAGGCCTCTCTCAGGGAGGGGAAAAGATCGGAAACCCGGACAAGATCGCCCCCCCTGGCGGCGATCTGAAGAGATCCGGCAAGGCGGGAGACGCCTTCCCCGGCCACATTGGAGGCGGCCCCCTTGAGGGAATGGGCCAGATCCTCGACGGCCGACCGGTTCCGGCTTTGGACGGCCTCTTCGAGGGCTTCCATCTGGCGGGGCCCATCGAAGAGGAAGGCCCTGGCCACCTTGCGGGCCAGTTCGCCGTCTCCCATGAGGTTGTCCAGCAGAAGCGCCTCGTCCCAGGAGGGTGCGCCCCTGCCTTCGGAAGCTCGGGCCGATTCCCGAGGCGGCTGGCCCCCTTCGGAGGCTTCGGGGAGCCAGCGGGCCAGGACGCGGGCCAGCTCGGCGGGAGATATGGGTTTGGAGACGTAGTCGTTCATCCCCGCCTCGATGCATTTTTCACGGTCCCCCTCCATAGCCAGGGCCGTCAGAGCCACGACGGGAATGTTCCCGTCGAGGACGGCCCCTCCATCGCGAATGAGACGGGTCGCCTCCATCCCGTCCATTTCGGGCATGTGGACATCCATGAGGACCAGGTCATAGGCCTTTTTCCCCAGGACCTCGAGGGCCTTTCTGCCGCCGGAGAC
The DNA window shown above is from Aminithiophilus ramosus and carries:
- a CDS encoding PDZ domain-containing protein codes for the protein MKRVLSIPTAAALFFLVTGTAFAANLFTTTIRGVPTAKVQDVILEVMTAQNFTIDEVDPYKVVVAKNFGDGFWVASQFCKVKFNLLEREGDVKLMVSQVDIIQGQIAVQRSVDHLIPFIREIRHRLDGTPPDRIANETVGGAATEPTAPAEKALGLRLGEKTAEGHVVIDGVEGDSMASEAGLAAGDVVLEVNGRSTKDFDVIGLRNYLENRAAQKSSVFLVYSRDGRSEMVTLKN
- the hydF gene encoding [FeFe] hydrogenase H-cluster maturation GTPase HydF; the encoded protein is MIEDMNATPMANRFHIGIFGRRNAGKSSLINALTGQDIALTSDVPGTTTDPVYKAMELLPIGPVVLIDTAGLDDSGELGLKRVEKSYEVLRRCHFAIVVVDGTEGFTPFETEFLRELRLRKIPALCVVNKADLLDDERRLALAKSLEGVPVVLAGAATGEGVQEVKAQIVANARFEDVEPALVGDLIGPGQVAVLVTPIDKAAPKGRLILPQQQTIRDILENDAMALVTKDQELKAALEGLSEPPAIVITDSQAFLKVSADTPSSVPLTSFSILFARQKGDLAELVRGIRRIESLQPGETVLIVEGCTHHKQADDIGTVKIPRWIRQMAGGDIRFEWTSGASFPRDLSRYAVIVHCGGCMLNHREMEYRIGRAREGGLAITNYGLVIAYVMGILERAIAPFPSALLAWQEGRTSGAPSRF
- a CDS encoding aspartate ammonia-lyase, with product MRKEKDLLGTVDIDDDAYYGIHTARARVNFALTGVAIHPALVEALVVVKKAAAVTNRAIGALDVSRAEAIIAACDEILAGALRDQFVVDGLQGGAGTSANMNANEVIANRAIEILGGRKGDYGLVHPLDDVNRFQSTNDVFPTALRIAAIRGLKVLSEEFARLQSALQEKEELFSSVVKVGRTQLQDALPVTLGQEFGAWAQAVARDRWRLYKAEERLRQVNLGGTAVGTGLGAPKAYIYEVIERLRSLTGLGLARAEYMMDPTQNADVFVEVSGLLKASAVNLAKIASDLRLLSSGPLAGLGEIVLPPRQAGSSIMPGKINPVIPEMVQQVAYRVMADDMAVTLAAQAGQLELNAFLPLIAKSLLEMVDLLARALPLFTDLCIRGIVADEARCSRRLTESFTLVTVLAGVLGYDEASRVAALCRETGKTVRQVVLERRLLGEEELDLLLRPERMTAPGGGLSGRIS
- a CDS encoding response regulator, which codes for MKTLVVEDDFTSRLLIQEILKSYGTVHAAANGKEALRAVRLSLEGQEPYDLICMDIMMPEMDGQEALRLIRELEESMGIVSSSGSKIIMITALGDLRSVGDAYGNLCDAYLLKPIKRALLLEELRKLGLIA